The Aspergillus luchuensis IFO 4308 DNA, chromosome 7, nearly complete sequence genome has a segment encoding these proteins:
- a CDS encoding uncharacterized protein (COG:G;~EggNog:ENOG410PF8Z;~InterPro:IPR020846,IPR011701,IPR036259;~PFAM:PF07690,PF00083;~SMCOG1106:major facilitator transporter;~TransMembrane:7 (o46-67i111-129o149-170i177-195o201-224i236-255o275-296i);~antiSMASH:Cluster_7.2;~go_function: GO:0022857 - transmembrane transporter activity [Evidence IEA];~go_process: GO:0055085 - transmembrane transport [Evidence IEA]): protein MATVLEAVPEKSRGVVAGFTQQGFSSGYLFASGLHLAMNSYGWRSLFWLCAGLTVPIAILHAVTPYYSVASPATQDEEHANGPVQDARAAVGGNLPFHKKLAYVLRYHYKAFIYACCLTSCLATMGHGTMDLYPTFLVSQRKLNILQETWVTCILQIGGILGGVVGGFLSHKVSAKWVAAIAGLLIAPWLPLWTLPTRWGLLALGAFFLQFFYGAAIGNLGNLLQQLCPHPGIRAAFTGVAYNIGNAVSSIAPTIETSLGERFPTADGSPDYAKTQMILVGIVIFCLVLTLTLMPLNSLNKSWDREDPNATVPATHAEMEVIDKTDFKAQEADAERGGSTHVEDTKS, encoded by the exons ATGGCGACGGTGCTGGAAGCAGTGCCAGAAAAGTCCCGTGGTGTGGTGGCCGGCTTCACACAGCAAGGCTTCTCATCCGGCTATCTCTTTGCGTCGGGCTTGCATCTGGCTATGA ATAGCTATGGTTGGCGCTCTCTTTTCTGGCTTTGCGCCGGCTTGACAGTCCCTATCGCCATCCTTCACGCGGTGACCCCATATTATAGCGTTGCCTCTCCGGCCACTCAAGACGAAGAACACGCCAACGGACCGGTTCAAGACGCCCGCGCAGCCGTGGGAGGAAACCTTCCGTTCCATAAGAAGCTCGCCTACGTGCTCCGCTATCACTACAAGGCCTTCATATACGCCTGCTGCCTGACCTCCTGTCTGGCTACCATGGGCCACGGCACAATGGATCTCTACCCAACCTTCCTCGTCAGCCAACGCAAGCTGAACATTCTACAAGAGACATGGGTAACCTGTATTCTGCAGATTGGAGGTATCCTGGGAGGCGTGGTCGGCGGGTTCCTTTCGCACAAAGTGAGCGCCAAATGGGTGGCGGCGATCGCAGGACTGCTTATCGCGCCGTGGTTACCACTATGGACGCTGCCCACGAGATGGGGACTTCTCGCTCTGggagccttcttcttgcaaTTCTTCTACGGTGCTGCGATCGGTAACTTGGGAAACTTGTTGCAGCAGTTGTGCCCTCATCCTGGCATCAGAGCTGCCTTTACTGGTGTGGCGTACAACATCGGCAATGCGGTCTCGTCGATCGCACCCACGATCGAAACGTCGCTGGGAGAGCGGTTCCCGACTGCGGACGGGTCACCGGATTATGCGAAGACGCAGATGATCCTTGTGGGGATT GTTATCTTCTGCTTGGTTCTAACTTTGACACTCATGCCGCTGAACAGCTTGAACAAGAGCTGGGACCGGGAGGATCCAAATGCTACCGTCCCTGCGACACATGCTGAGATGGAAGTGATCGATAAAACCGATTTTAAGGCACAGGAGGCAGATGCCGAGAGGGGTGGTTCGACTCATGTTGAGGATACTAAGTCTTAG
- a CDS encoding uncharacterized protein (COG:S;~EggNog:ENOG410PUWP;~InterPro:IPR036864,IPR007219,IPR001138;~PFAM:PF00172,PF04082;~TransMembrane:1 (o502-521i);~go_function: GO:0000981 - DNA-binding transcription factor activity, RNA polymerase II-specific [Evidence IEA];~go_function: GO:0003677 - DNA binding [Evidence IEA];~go_function: GO:0008270 - zinc ion binding [Evidence IEA];~go_process: GO:0006351 - transcription, DNA-templated [Evidence IEA];~go_process: GO:0006355 - regulation of transcription, DNA-templated [Evidence IEA]), with protein sequence MSPKRQSSPTTPRACQFCRVRKIRCDNEKPTCGSCQRHDRQCVYVVDPPRQRPSRALINAAHRQRRAAENVIIALKKADSVARTATLDSIHVKDGVLQLPASLAGLGANINDPPVSQPTQASDNSSNVYSTPNDELNDSSSEDEDYDPTTFLSRDECGTVGIFGPSSALHARSPLGLANSANSRPAAEPDRYQLIAEAALQRQREPDLRRLPTIGGIPSELALHLLDLHWNRQHHTFLLTYRPAFMRDLVTGGPYCSDFLLNAVFACSSKFSTRVEVREDPQRPESAGKRFFDRCDQLLAEQSLLTHSSIPTIAGLIMLGSTFNARGQTSKGWLYTGFALRMVYDLGLHLDCKEVAASAEDIEVRRRVFWAAFICDKLQSLYFGRPFTIQLRDAHVSRDFMDTFEENELWMPYIDPLKPDSTARSHVPTRIYSVTVFQQLCSLSKIMTSIIDRFYMAGATGSKTRKHLELIDRRLEAWYRKLPAELQFEPWADDGQSPHATVAPNVIILLTTYNALIILLHRPFMGSGHLRSDDPPADSWERCVTAARNITSLALAYRSAYSLRRANYMLSYAIYVACTIHARNPAIRESTRRKEASSPLTVCLRCLDELAIPNCGVSAPSKIIRRLMEANGMSIQTGCDPAIQDPFQVDINLDFQTFPGLDFSPARLDHANQISGFQDFNQDLDLLFGFMNEPDVSISSMFTGVVPY encoded by the exons ATGAGTCCCAAGCGCCAGTCTTCCCCGACCACCCCCCGGGCCTGTCAATTCTGTCGCGTCCGCAAGATCCGTTGTGACAACGAGAAACCCACCTGTGGCTCCTGTCAGCGTCATGATCGACAGTGTGTCTATGTGGTCGACCCACCCCGCCAGAG GCCGTCGCGAGCTCTCATTAATGCCGCTCACCGCCAGAGGCGTGCGGCGGAAAATGTGATCATTGCTCTGAAAAAGGCTGATTCGGTTGCTCGAACTGCTACTCTGGATTCGATCCATGTCAAGGACGGCGTCCTGCAATTGCCGGCATCATTGGCCGGCCTCGGTGCCAATATCAACGACCCTCCGGTCTCCCAACCCACCCAAGCCTCGGACAATAGCTCAAATGTGTACAGTACGCCCAATGATGAATTGAATGATAGTAGCTCCGAAGACGAGGACTACGATCCCACCACCTTTCTCTCCCGCGATGAATGCGGCACCGTCGGCATCTTTGGTCCGTCGTCGGCGTTGCATGCCCGGAGCCCCCTGGGCCTAGCCAACAGTGCCAACTCACGACCTGCCGCAGAGCCGGATCGATACCAGCTTATCGCCGAGGCTGCCCTCCAGCGCCAACGTGAACCTGATCTGCGACGTCTGCCGACCATTGGAGGGATACCGTCTGAGTTGGCTCTGCATCTGCTCGATCTGCACTGGAACCGGCAGCATCACACATTTCTACTGACCTATCGCCCCGCCTTCATGCGTGACCTCGTCACTGGCGGCCCGTACTGCTCAGACTTTCTGCTTAATGCCGTCTTCGCTTGTTCGAGCAAGTTCTCCACCCGTGTTGAGGTGCGGGAAGATCCGCAACGGCCCGAATCGGCTGGCAAACGGTTCTTCGACCGCTGTGATCAATTGCTGGCAGAACAGTCGCTCTTGACTCATTCGAGCATCCCGACCATTGCCGGTTTGATCATGCTTGGTAGTACCTTCAATGCCCGGGGACAGACTTCCAAAGGCTGGCTCTATACGGGATTCGCCCTGCGCATGGTATACGACCTTGGCCTGCATCTGGATTGCAAGGAGGTTGCTGCCAGTGCAGAGGATATCGAGGTTCGACGCCGGGTCTTTTGGGCGGCCTTTATATGTGATAAACTACAGAGTTTGTACTTCGGACGTCCCTTTACGATTCAGCTGCGTGATGCACATGTGTCGCGAGACTTTATGGATACCTTTGAAGAGAACGAGTTGTGGATGCCATATATCGATCCCCTGAAACCAGACAGTACTGCTCGTTCTCACGTCCCCACGCGCATCTACTCCGTGACCGTTTTTCAGCAGCTATGTTCCCTGTCCAAGATCATGACCAGCATTATAGACCGCTTTTACATGGCTGGTGCCACTGGAAGCAAGACTCGCAAGCATCTGGAACTCATTGACCGTCGTCTGGAAGCTTGGTATCGTAAATTGCCGGCAGAGCTGCAGTTTGAGCCCTGGGCAGATGATGGCCAGTCGCCGCACGCCACTGTAGCACCCAATGTCATTATCTTGCTAACTACCTACAACGCACTTATTATCTTACTCCATCGTCCGTTCATGGGTAGCGGGCATCTGCGCTCCGATGATCCGCCCGCGGACTCCTGGGAGCGTTGTGTCACAGCTGCTCGCAACATCACAAGCTTGGCGCTGGCCTATCGATCAGCCTACTCGCTACGCCGAGCCAACTACATGCTCAGCTACGCGATCTATGTAGCCTGCACCATCCATGCGCGCAATCCAGCTATTCGGGAAAGCACACGTCGGAAAGAGGCATCGTCCCCGCTAACAGTGTGTCTGCGTTGTCTGGACGAGCTGGCCATCCCTAACTGTGGCGTATCGGCGCCATCTAAGATTATTCGCCGGCTCATGGAGGCCAACGGCATGTCCATCCAAACTG GATGTGACCCGGCTATTCAAGACCCATTCCAGGTAGACATCAACTTAGACTTTCAAACCTTTCCCGGTCTGGACTTCAGTCCTGCGCGACTGGATCATGCCAATCAGATATCTGGCTTCCAGGACTTCAATCAGGACCTGGACCTGTTGTTCGGGTTCATGAACGAGCCCGATGTGTCCATATCCTCCATGTTCACCGGGGTTGTACCCTATTAG
- a CDS encoding uncharacterized protein (COG:C;~EggNog:ENOG410Q1S7;~InterPro:IPR036188,IPR002938;~PFAM:PF01494;~SMCOG1087:hypothetical protein;~antiSMASH:Cluster_7.2;~go_function: GO:0071949 - FAD binding [Evidence IEA]) gives MTISQESRPLQVLIVGAGIAGLTAAIALGQQGHQVVIIEKSRFARETGAAIHVPPNCTALLNWLCINPKDFGGTLLEQIHRYDQFGNLKYLKDFSEIRQKWQAEWYLVHRVDLHNYLKQCAIRTATLHMGCKIVNIDVDSPRPSVTLNNGERYEADLLLGADGLHSVVREVIGQTPPPPFPAGKSCFRWILPTEKLRHLPATQEIVRDPGVFIEWAGNDRRLVAYPCSDNTMFNLCGFLPTAEAGDAAEGWQAVGNKNALIAGFSEFSSEVRELVHAADENLKVWELYDMKSLPSWVRGCSALLGDAAHPFQPYMGQGGAMAIEDAVSLAVLLPAGTQVHEIPARLALYEKARRSRVDLVLEYTRINGVDENDTTVRRITAAEMVKFMGILFSHNEVQSSADLLASH, from the exons ATGACCATCTCTCAGGAATCCCGACCGCTGCAGgtcctcatcgtcggtgCCGGCATTGCGGGGTTGACGGCTGCCATTGCTTTGGGCCAACAAGGCCATCAAGTTGTG ATTATCGAAAAATCCAGGTTTGCCCGGGAGACGGGCGCCGCCATCCATGTGCCTCCCAATTGCACTGCTCTGCTAAACTGGCTGTGCATTAACCCCAAAGACTTTGGTGGCACCTTGTTGGAACAG ATTCACCGATATGACCAATTCGGAAACTTGAAGTACCTGAAAGACTTTTCCGAAATCCGGCAGAAATGGCAAGCA GAATGGTATCTGGTCCATCGAGTCGACCTGCACAACTACCTCAAGCAGTGCGCCATCCGGACAGCCACTCTCCACATGGGCTGCAAGATCGTCAACATTGATGTTGACAGCCCGCGCCCTTCCGTGACTCTTAACAATGGCGAGAGATATGAAgcagatcttcttcttggagctGACGGTCTGCAT TCCGTTGTCCGTGAAGTGATCGGACAgacaccccctcctccattccCGGCTGGCAAGTCGTGTTTCCGATGGATTCTCCCGACAGAGAAGCTGCGCCATCTCCCTGCCACTCAGGAAATTGTGCGCGATCCCGGAGTGTTCATCGAATGGGCCGGGAATGATCGCCGACTCGTGGCCTATCCCTGCTCTGACAATACGATGTTCAATCTATGTGGTTTCCTTCCCACTGCCGAAGCTGGTGATGCCGCTGAAG GCTGGCAAGCGGTCGGAAACAAGAATGCTCTTATTGCTGGATTCTCCGAGTTCAGCTCGGAAGTCAGGGAGCTCGTCCACGCAGCGGACGAGAATCTCAAGGTCTGGGAGCTGTACGATATGAAGTCTCTCCCATCGTGGGTGAGAGGATGCTCTGCTTTACTGGGCGACGCAGCGCACCCATTCCAGCCTT ACATGGGTCAAGGAGGTGCCATGGCCATTGAAGATGCGGTATCCCTAGCGGTGCTGCTCCCGGCTGGAACCCAAGTCCACGAGATTCCGGCTCGGCTGGCCCTGTACGAGAAAGCCAGACGATCGCGTGTCGACCTGGTCCTGGAGTATACACGCATCAATGGAGTCGATGAAAATGACACGACCGTCAGGCGCATTACCG CTGCCGAGATGGTAAAATTCATGGGCATATTGTTTTCTCATAACGAGGTGCAAAGCTCGGCAGACCTACTTGCTTCACATTAG
- a CDS encoding uncharacterized protein (COG:S;~EggNog:ENOG410PRJP;~InterPro:IPR006680,IPR032466;~PFAM:PF04909;~antiSMASH:Cluster_7.2;~go_function: GO:0016787 - hydrolase activity [Evidence IEA]), translating to MAELVPENAWDTHIHVFDPKNFPYAVPRSYTPQAVQMAEYPTVITGCRNIVIVHASIQGVSPAPLVDTLSKQQEMPGYTLRGLATIDPFTVTDEQLDALHAAGVRGARLHEMAWGHGKQSGGSDIIKKVEALAHRLARLGWAIGIFCPVSAWAAMAETIRNMDPRIQMVADHFGGTFPGEENSAEFATFLDLIQEKRVWVKVSGFERLYHGHESGMKAIEPIAKAVIQAGPDRIIFGTDWPHTQLGVTRKGKTDQQRLEEVEGLRGVDDAGHIRTLREWIPDKETWQNLWVNNPARLFQ from the coding sequence ATGGCCGAGCTCGTCCCCGAGAACGCGTGGGATACTCATATTCATGTCTTTGATCCCAAGAATTTCCCCTATGCAGTGCCACGCTCGTACACGCCCCAGGCCGTTCAAATGGCTGAGTATCCGACGGTCATCACGGGCTGCAGGAACATCGTGATCGTCCACGCCTCCATCCAAGGGGTCTCACCGGCCCCATTGGTCGATACTCTGTCCAAGCAGCAAGAGATGCCCGGATACACTCTCCGAGGCCTGGCAACCATCGACCCCTTCACCGTCACCGATGAACAGCTAGACGCGTTACATGCCGCTGGAGTGCGCGGGGCGCGCTTGCACGAGATGGCCTGGGGCCACGGCAAACAAAGCGGTGGCagcgacatcatcaagaagGTAGAAGCTCTGGCCCACCGGCTGGCCCGGTTGGGATGGGCTATTGGCATCTTCTGCCCTGTCAGTGCCTGGGCTGCCATGGCGGAGACGATCCGCAATATGGATCCTCGGATCCAGATGGTGGCTGATCATTTTGGGGGCACGTTCCCTGGGGAGGAGAACTCTGCTGAGTTTGCCACGTTCCTGGACCTGATCCAGGAAAAGCGAGTCTGGGTGAAGGTCTCAGGCTTCGAGCGACTGTACCACGGTCACGAAAGTGGCATGAAGGCCATCGAGCCCATCGCGAAGGCAGTGATCCAGGCCGGTCCGGATCGCATCATCTTTGGCACGGATTGGCCTCATACGCAGTTAGGAGTGACACGGAAAGGCAAGACTGACCAGCAGCggttggaagaggtggagggatTGCGGGGGGTCGACGATGCCGGGCATATCCGGACATTGCGTGAATGGATCCCCGATAAGGAAACCTGGCAGAACCTGTGGGTCAACAACCCAGCCAGATTGTTTCAGTAG
- a CDS encoding TatD family hydrolase (COG:L;~EggNog:ENOG410PUC8;~InterPro:IPR032466,IPR001130;~PFAM:PF01026;~antiSMASH:Cluster_7.2;~go_function: GO:0016788 - hydrolase activity, acting on ester bonds [Evidence IEA]), translating into MVTDTKPLRFADVAVTYTADQFQGIYRGKQYHPCDFGEVIQRAKAYNCEKMMLTTMNLGGFHRNLELVRQHPETCTLTLGVHPYHAGEIYASTNEPSYLSQIRELGQSLLREENSPLVAFGEIGLDYEYLDRADKETQARAFKDQLDLAVEFQLPLFLHVRESCADFIEIIRPYLPRLPKGGLVHSFTGSVSEMRQLTDELGLNVSVNGVCFRTEEQLEMVKAIPLEKLQLETDAPWCEVLSGDEKIAPFLEKAREMPPVRKHNKFISGQMVKNRNESCFMERVAMVVAGVKGISVQEVADAAWENSVRMFGLGVRQ; encoded by the exons ATGGTGACAGACACAAAGCCCCTCCGCTTCGCCGAT GTAGCGGTAACCTACACGGCCGACCAGTTCCAAGGCATCTACCGCGGCAAACAATACCATCCCTGCGACTTCGGGGAAGTCATCCAGCGGGCCAAAGCGTACAACTGCGAAAAGATGATGTTAACCACCATGAACCTGGGAGGTTTCCACCGCAACCTGGAACTTGTCCGTCAACATCCAGAAACATGCACCCTCACACTAGGCGTGCACCCGTACCACGCAGGAGAGATTTACGCCTCCACCAATGAACCATCCTATCTCTCCCAGATCCGCGAACTAggccaatccctcctccgcgaGGAGAATTCCCCGCTCGTAGCATTCGGCGAAATCGGTCTGGACTACGAGTACCTCGACCGCGCCGACAAGGAGACGCAAGCTCGAGCATTCAAGGATCAACTCGATCTAGCAGTGGAATTCCAACTCCCGTTGTTCCTGCACGTTCGGGAATCCTGTGCCGATTTCATCGAGATTATCCGTCCGTATCTACCCCGGTTACCTAAGGGCGGACTGGTCCACTCGTTTACTGGATCTGTGAGCGAGATGCGGCAATTAACCGATGAGCTGGGATTAAATGTCAGTGTGAACGGGGTATGTTTCCGAACGGAGGAGCAATTGGAAATGGTGAAGGCGATTCCTCTGGAGAAGTTGCAGTTGGAGACGGATGCGCCGTGGTGCGAGGTGTTGAGTGGGGATGAGAAGATTGCGCCAttcttggagaaggcgagGGAAATGCCACCGGTGAGGAAGCACAACAAGTTTATCTCGGGGCAGATGGTAAAGAACCGTAACGAGAGCTGTTTCATGGAGAGGGTAGCGATGGTGGTTGCGGGGGTGAAAGGGATATCAGTGCAGGAGGTGGCGGATGCAGCATGGGAGAATAGTGTCAGGATGTTTGGGTTGGGCGTACGGCAGTAG
- a CDS encoding uncharacterized protein (COG:S;~EggNog:ENOG410PI90;~InterPro:IPR036291,IPR008030;~PFAM:PF13460,PF05368;~antiSMASH:Cluster_7.2) — protein sequence MSDKSNLLMFGATGTIGKYIIEAIVNARDSFGRIAIFTSPNTVSSKADELNVLRQKGVDILIGDVGNREDVLKAYAGVDTVISALGRGAIAAQIPLIQLANETPNIKRFVPSEYGTDIEYSPASQHEKPHQQKLKVRAALREVRSTLEYAYVVTGPYADFPFFLGRSSNSKAGSFDILAKKAVIVGNEHGRISVTARTDVGKFVVHALTHWEAARNRALKVNSFTTTPADALAEFERQTGTKWSVEYTSLDELRALEKEAWEKEDPVATVYTLRRIWAEGGTLYERRDNEDIGVTETRGLQELVADSIRAQIEGVSAKH from the exons ATGTCTGATAAGTCCAATCTTCTCATGTTCGGTGCCACTGGCACCATTGGCAAGTATATTATCGAAGCGATTGTCAACGCCCGGGATTCCTTCGGTCGCATCGCTATCTTCACTAGCCCCAACACCGTCAGTAGCAAGGCCGACGAGCTCAATGTCCTGCGTCAGAAGGGGGTCGACATCTTGATTGGTGATGTTGGCAATCGCGAAGATGTGCTTAAGGCATACGCAG GGGTGGACACCGTCATCTCCGCGCTCGGTCGTGGAGCCATCGCAGCTCAAATTCCTCTGATCCAACTGGCCAACGAAACCCCCAATATCAAGCGCTTCGTGCCATCTGAATATGGCACGGATATTGAATACAGCCCCGCCTCACAGCACGAGAAGCCGCACCAACAAAAACTGAAAGTCCGCGCAGCTCTTAGAGAGGTCCGCAGCACCCTGGAGTACGCCTACGTGGTAACTGGACCCTACGCCGatttcccctttttcttgGGTCGGTCAAGCAATTCCAAGGCAGGCAGTTTCGATATATTGGCTAAGAAGGCTGTCATCGTGGGAAATGAGCATGGCAGAATTAGCGTCACGGCGCGTACAGA CGTTGGTAAGTTTGTTGTGCATGCCCTCACCCATTGGGAGGCCGCTCGCAACCGCGCACTCAAAGTCAACtcattcaccaccaccccggcCGATGCCTTGGCCGAGTTTGAACGCCAGACCGGTACCAAGTGGAGCGTCGAGTATACCTCACTAGATGAGCTGCGggctttggagaaggaggcgtgggagaaggaggaccCCGTGGCTACGGTCTACACACTTCGGCGCATCTGGGCGGAGGGAGGCACACTGTATGAGCGCCGGGATAACGAAGATATTGGCGTGACAGAGACGAGAGGCCTGCAAGAGTTGGTGGCTGACTCTATCCGGGCACAAATCGAGGGGGTCTCAGCGAAGCATTGA
- a CDS encoding class II aldolase/adducin family protein (COG:T,Z;~EggNog:ENOG410PKFB;~InterPro:IPR036409,IPR001303;~PFAM:PF00596), whose amino-acid sequence MATTTVTESAPQNGHSNGSASTNKFFDDVHFLGDKEGKVVIRSPPTFNNIEDERAYQKQHLAVAFRVFARQGFDEGVAGHISLRDPLNPRHFWINPLSMHFSMIKVSDLVLVNENGEVLPGGAQHPINGPAFAIHSEIHKARPDLNAACHAHSVYGKAFSCFARPIEMLYQDALRFYNDLAVYPRYGGTVLSTEEGARIAKALGPTCRSVILQNHGMITCGRTVDEAAFLFIALDRCCHAQMMANAAAGPGWEKVYINKEEAEMTHRKSGNSSKMWLAFQPYYDQVVKEDPSVLE is encoded by the exons atggccaccaccaccgtcactgAATCCGCCCCTCAGAACGGTCACAGCAATGGATCGGCTTCGACCAACAAGTTCTTCGACGATGTACACTTCCTAGGCGACAAAGAGGGCAAGGTTGTGATCCGCTCGCCCCCGACTTTCAACAACATCGAAGATGAGCGGGCATACCAGAAACAGCATTTGGCCGTGGCCTTCCGTGTCTTTGCCCGGCAGGGATTTGATGAGGGAGTGGCTGGACATATTTCGCTACGCGATCCCCTGAATCCTC GCCACTTCTGGATCAACCCACTCAGCATGCACTTTTCCATGATCAAAGTTTCtgacctcgtcctcgtcaacGAGAATGGCGAAGTTCTCCCCGGAGGCGCCCAGCATCCCATCAATGGACCCGCATTCGCCATCCACAGTGAAATCCATAAAGCTCGCCCAGACCTGAATGCCGCATGCCACGCACACTCCGTCTACGGAAAGGCATTCTCCTGCTTTGCGCGGCCCATTGAAATGCTGTATCAGGACGCCCTGCGCTTCTACAACGATCTGGCTGTGTATCCTCGCTACGGAGGCACCGTTCTCTCCACTGAAGAAGGGGCTCGCATTGCCAAGGCCCTCGGTCCAACCTGCCGCAGTGTAATTCTGCAGAACCACGGTATGATTACCTGCGGTAGAACGGTCGATGAGGCAGCCTTCCTGTTTATTGCGCTCGATCGGTGCTGTCATGCGCAGATGATGGCCAATGCGGCGGCTGGACCGGGGTGGGAGAAGGTCTACATCAACAAAGAGGAGGCAGAGATGACGCATCGGAAGAGTGGGAACTCGAGTAAGATGTGGCTGGCGTTTCAGCCGTATTATGACCAGGTGGTCAAGGAGGATCCGAGTGTGTTGGAATGA